In [Mycobacterium] stephanolepidis, the genomic window CTACCTACCTGCGCCCGAAACTCAGGCGGTCAGTTCCTTGCGGCCCTTGCGGCGCCGGACCGCAATGATTGCGCGCCCGGCGCGGGTACGCATGCGCAACCGGAAACCGTGGGTACGCGCGCGACGCCGATTGTTTGGCTGGAAGGTCCGCTTGCCCTTTGCCACCGTTACTACTCCTTTATGTCCGTCACGTGCTCAACTGACATCACTCACGCCGTCCGTTCACGACGCATGCAATGTGCTGAGACGCATCAGTCCGTTGGTACTGCTCACTCGCCACCGGCGCGGTGCCTACGGAATCTTGGGTTTCACCCCTGATGACGTGCGGGTCGCGGCCGTGCCGCCAACGTTCGGGCGACTGTTTGAGGGTACTGACCTGCTCGTCGCCGGTCAAACTGATCTCAACCGTCACACGCGTATCCCCTCTGCACAGCAGTCTGTCACCTTTACGAAAGTTGTCGTCGATGTCACGGGATAGGTTGGCGGGGCGGAACAAAAACTGTTAGCTTCTGCGAATGCCGTTTCCACCGGGCGAATGCATCGGAACCACCCACGCGGGCCGATGCCGATCGCGGTCGGACACCGACTAGCCGGTCCCCCGGAACAGGTGATCCGACGTGATCTCCTGGTATGCGCACACTGACCACTACAGGGGTGGTCTGCTTTGTTGTCCACAGGTGTGGATAACCGTGTGGAAACCCACGACCGATCATTGAAAAGGGGCTACTGTCGACGTGTCCCCTACTGCCAGAGAGATGCTCGCCG contains:
- the rpmH gene encoding 50S ribosomal protein L34, producing MAKGKRTFQPNNRRRARTHGFRLRMRTRAGRAIIAVRRRKGRKELTA